The region TCAGCCCAGGATCCTGGTGAGAGAACTACCGGCGCCAAGGCCACAGAGTCCCAGGGGGGCTGCCCCCCAGCATTGAGAAGTGGAGTGTCCTAAAGCTGCCCTGGAAACGGCCTTGGGCCTTGTGGTTCTTGCACAACTCCCACCTCCCCCTACAGACAACTGACAGTCACCTACCTCACCTTCCCCCCATGGAGAGCCCCGGTTTAAGACCGAACATTAAAGCTTAGGGACTGTCTGTGGTGGGTGGAGCTCCAGAGTACAGGGTAGGAGGATGACTGTGCAGGAGGATTAAAGTTCAGGACGGGGTGGTGGCGGATGGAGTTCCAGGTGTGGAGGCTCAGAGTCCAGATGACCCAAAGGGTTTAGGATGGAGGGAGGATGGAGTTTGGGACTAAGAGGCTCATGAAGTTCAGATCTGTGGTGGGGGGAGGAGTCGGTTGAAGTCCAGGATAAGGGAGTCTGGGTGCTAGGGGATAGATTTTGGATCTGGGACTACTGGGGGCTGGAGTCAAACCAGGCTACATTTCGGGTCGGGGCACGGAGCCAAGGAGGGAGCTAGGGCAGGCtaaggctgggctcggtggcccTGGCGAGGTCACGCACAGCTCTGGGAGTCGAAGCCGTCCCCAGTGATGGTGAGCAACTCCAGCTCCTTAATCCGGATCTCCAGCTCGCAGAGCTCCTCcgggtgggaggcagaggcgagccTGGGGGTCGAGGGGCAGGGGACCAGGGGCGAGGCAGCCACCTCAGGCCCCGGCGGCGGCGAGTAGAAGAAGCGCAGAGGCTCGTAGGGGATGGAGGCCAGGCCGGAGGGCCAGGGCGAGGGCCAGGGGCGCTCGCCGGAGGGACCCATGCCGGGtggtggcgggggcgggggcgccgGGGTGGGGAGCGCCTGGGACAGGGACCGGGCCCCCGCCGCCCCGCCCACTGGCGCCCCGCCCGCCTTCAGCGGCACGAAGAGCTTCTTCCAGATGTTGAAGTCGCTGAGCGGGGACGAGGAGATGCCGCGGTCGTACAGGGACGGGAAATAGAGGGGCGGAGCCGACCGCTGGCTCATGGTGGGGCTGTGGCTGCCGCGCCGCCCCTTTGGCATCGTTTGAATGAGGGTCTGCGTGGGAGGAACCCCGCGCCGGGAGACGCGCGCTCAGGCCCCGAGTCGCCGGGGTTTCGAGGTTCCACAAGCCCCGCCCCGATGGAGCGCGGCCCCACCCTTTCGCCTCAGCCCCGCCCCTAACAGGCGGGGTTCCAAAGCCCGGACGACCACGTCCCGGAACGTGGCCCCGCCCACCGGCGGCTGGCCGCGCCCCGCAGTTAGAAAGCCACGCCCCCTGGctcgcctcgcctcgcctccCGTCCCTCGACTCCGCCCACCGCCTCGCTCTTGCTCTGCGACCCCGCTGGCTTCCGTTGTCATATCCCAGCATACCCTCATCCAGAACAGGCAGCGGGCCAGGGCTGCGGAAGAAAGCTTACTTCaggcttcctctctttctcccatgAGGGAGAAAAGTATTTCCTAGAAACCTGGCCCCTGCACCAGCAGACTTACCTCATTGCCTCACTGGCCGCGCCCACAGCAAAGAAGTCTGAGAAAATCAGTGTCTGATTTTTCATCCACTACTGTGGGAGGCAGACAAAGGAGAAGAGGATTGATTGGGAATGGCCGTTAGAGCCAACCCATGTATCTGCCAAACGTTAGCAGTGTTGAGGAAGATTCTAGAAAAGGGGATCCTCATCTGGTTTGTAACAGATCTGAAGGAGTGTTTTCAGTGAAATGCAGTTTAGTTCTCTTCCAAACACAGATATCACCAGGAGCTAACAGGCAACGAGCTAACCACCAAAAGGAAATCCTATCCGCCCTACCTCAAATACTTCACCCATTGCTTATGAGCGATTTGGACATTTTGTCCAAAGGACATGACAGCTCATTTATGTGAGTAACCTGTATTAGCCATAGACTGAGGGGAAATAACTAATACATTTTCTTGAGAGCCTCTGCCTAATGATCACTGGTATGAATAGTGACGGGTGGAGGCCAGTTAAAGAGTCAGTATCAGCTTCacaagttaaatatatatatgcatatgtatctgCACACACAgtgcaaagtgtgtgtgtgtgtgtgtgtgtgtgtgtgtgtagcagcaAAGTGGAGAGAGTCAGATATTCAAGCTGGGTAGCCTTGGACAAGTTGCTTGACTTTTAAGTAGgttttctataaaatagaaataagaaaaccaGGCTGCCTCATAGGGTTGTGATCAAACAGAAGACAGAACAGTGTGTGTGTGAAACACTTGAACTTGGACACTTTGTCCAAACACAAGAGGCAGCTGTCCCTACTAAGGGGCATGTCTGAAACTGGGAAGCTTTTTCTTCCCACACTGAGCTTCCCACACTTAGTTGTCACACGCAGTATTTGCTCTCTGACTTTGGCAGCCACCCATCATTGTTTATTCATACCAGTGATCACTAGGCCGAGGCTCTCAAGAAAATGTATTTCCCCTCAGTCTATGGCTAATACAGGCCATGTGCGATAGCTCAGcacccagcctgtaatcccagcactttgggagtctgaggtgggatctcttgaggccaagagtttgagaacagccaggggcaacatagtgagattctgtctctacaaaataattttaaaaattaaccaggtgtggtggcatttgcctggAGCCACTCaggagctgaagtgggaggatttcttgaaccaaggaggttgaggttgaggctgcagtgagccacaatcatagcactgcactccagcctgggtgacaaggcaggaccctatctcaaaataaaataaaataaaataaaaaatacccttATCTTCCATTAGTTTCCCCCATATATTTAACTTCCCATAATTTACTGCCCCAGAAGCtcaaacctcttttcctttgtcttatcACTTTTCTACAATCGCCCATTGTTAAAATTGTATATAAGCTCTCAAGCCACTTCTTTGGGTTTTCACTTTGTTTCTGTAAGAACCCCATGTACCTGCGTAATAAACTTTGTcttctgttaatctgtctttgtCAGTTTAATTCTCAGGCCCCAGGCTCTGAACCTAAGAgattagaagaaaaattttttCACCCCTACAGAACCACAGTAATGGTAAGAACCAGGGTTTTGGACTCAAGACTTGGGACCAAACCCTGGATCCACTATGTATTTGGCTGTGCGGCTGAACCTTTCTCAACCTCATTTTTTCATCAATATAATGGGAATAGTAATGGCATCTACTTGCTTAGGTTGGCAAGACTAAGTGAGACAGTTTAAGTACCTGGCAATGGCTTGTGTTCAACATTAGCTCTTGTTATTACATATTGAAGGCCCTTAGAAGGAAAAGAGATTTTgcgttatattttttaaatggagcaataaaatcattttttatgtatatatctaGTTGAGGAGAAAAAATTACAGATTTTTCCCCCTTACTCCAAGATAATCTAAACAGATTTTACTCTGGATGGCTTAATTATAACATAATCCATGAAGCTATAGCCAGAGGGTTAAATAAGAAGTTGATGACAAACTTGGTTTCTCTAACAAGTATGCAAGAAAACTCAAGTGCCACAATGAACACTGAGATAAACTGCTGTCAGGAGGCAAAGTCCCTATGAGGTAATAATAAACCCACGAGGTTAAGGCAAAACCCTACGGTTGTTTCTGCAAACAAATGTCCAGGAAACTCAAGTTGGTGATGAAAGAACAGTCTTGAATTCAACTTCAGCAGAACCTTTCCCTCCCTGGGCTCCAAAGCACTATGTCACCTACCTCTCCACTCAAATGCCCCATTAAGTACCATCCTGTTGGAGCTTCCTAACGCCCCTGCTCCCTGGTTTCATTTGGAACCAACTGAGACACAAGTCCCTCTTCATTGATCAGGGTCAGTTGGAGGATGTAGCTGTCGGCCTGGTAGCCAGGTGGGCTTGCTAATCCCGCACCTCTACCTTAAGCTTACCCAGTGTGAGGCCAGGTTAGAAAGTCACAGGCCTTGGCAGCAAGGAGAGAGCCTTTACTGTCATAGTGAAGAGCTTGCCAAGGACAGGACTGATTCTTCCTCCAGCCTCACCTATCGGGGCAGTCATTGTTCCGCTGTCAGGAGGAGAGGGGCCAGAAGGGTCACACTGACGAAATGTGACATGAGGGTGGAGGTTCCTGTCCAGCATTCTTCACTCTCTATTTAACCGAGGCTGACTCACTGCAGTTGGCACTAATTTTCCATTGCCACAGCCCTCTCCAGCCAGGAGGGCCTGGAGTACCTGAGGTGCTGTTTGCCGGGTTCCCTTGGTCCTCAGACTGCTCCCTTCAGAGAAAGCACAGAAAACCTTCTCTGTCCCAACGaaacccccttcccctcccccactccagCTCTGCATCTGGACACACTGTCAGCCATCAGACCCTGACCAGGTGCTCAGCCTCTTTAGGGATATGTCACAATTTGCCGTGCCCGGTGGCTCTGGGCAGCCTTTGGACATGTAGTGCTTGTGTCTTGGAATACAAGAGTTGTG is a window of Gorilla gorilla gorilla isolate KB3781 chromosome 9, NHGRI_mGorGor1-v2.1_pri, whole genome shotgun sequence DNA encoding:
- the C9H11orf91 gene encoding uncharacterized protein C11orf91 homolog, with the protein product MPKGRRGSHSPTMSQRSAPPLYFPSLYDRGISSSPLSDFNIWKKLFVPLKAGGAPVGGAAGARSLSQALPTPAPPPPPPPGMGPSGERPWPSPWPSGLASIPYEPLRFFYSPPPGPEVAASPLVPCPSTPRLASASHPEELCELEIRIKELELLTITGDGFDSQSYTFLKALKDEKLQGLKTKQPGKKSASLS